The nucleotide sequence AAGATCGCCCACTCCGTCGATGCGCGCACCCAGCCGCCGGCTTCACTGGCCCACCGATTCGCCGCGGGGGCTCGCGAATCGCGAGAGCTGGCCTACGACGCCACCATCCGTTTCACGCATGAACTTCGAATGACATTGCGCGAGTTGGCTTCCCGCCGAATCGCGGCGGACCTGATCGATGTCGTGGCTGACGCGTACTACCTGACGTGCGACGAATTGGTGACCATGCCGGCCGATGCCCGGCTGCGGATCAAACGGCGGCGCACCGAGCGGGAACGCCTGCAAGCCCAGGGCCCGCCGGATGTGATCGACTCGACGTGGCTTGCCGAGTGCCAAGAAGCCGACTAACCCAACAGATCCCGTAACCGCAGCGCGTTGCGCACCGCGTGGCCGCCCAAGTCGTTGTTGAAATACATCCACACGTCGCGGCCCTCGTTGTTCCACGCATCGATCAGGCCGGCCCAGTGCCGCAGGTCCTGCTCGGGGTAGGAGCCGGCATACATCGAATCCGGGTCGGGGCCATGCATCCTGACGTACACCAGGTCCGTGGTGGCCTGCGGAACACACGCCAGGCCGGCCCCGCTCATCACCACGTATGCGGCGCGTCGGCGCGCCAGAATCGCATACACCTCCGGGTCGTTCCAGGACGGATGGCGCAGCTCGACGGCCACCCGGATGAAGGCCGGCACGCTGCCGAGGAAGGAATCCAGGCGTTCGTCGTCGCGGCGCTGCTCGGGATGCAGCTGAACCAACAACACGCCGCGGCGGTCACCCAGCAGCTGCCAACAACGCTCGAAGCGCTCGATCCACGGTTCGGGCGTTCCCAGCCGCCGATAGTGCGTCAGTCCGCGATGCGCCTTGACCGACATGGTGAACCCGTCCGGCAGCTGCTCGCGCCATCCCGCAAACGTCGAATCCTTGGGCCAGCGATAGAAACTCGCGTTCAACTCGACGGTGTCGAAGACCTCGACGTAGCGTGCCAAGCGACGCGATGCCGGCATCCCCGGCGGGTAGAGCACGTCCGCCCAGTGGTTGTAGGACCAACCCGACGTGCCGATCCGTACCGTCATGGTGGTTTAGTTGGTCACCCGTTGGCGTACCTCGTCGTCGAGTGACGCCCGGACCAGCGCCGCGGCCAACCGCGCATTCCCGCGCGGCGCAAGGTCTCCCAGCTTCGCCGCATCGGCGGGCAGGCCCAGCTGCTTGGCGGCCGCCTTGGCCCGGTCGTCGAAATGGGGCCGCACCCACGTCCAGACGTCTTGCACCTCACGCAGAAATATGTCGGCGCCGGTGTCGCCAATTCCCTTGAACTGCTTCAACTTCCGCGCAGCGTTCTTTACGTCGTGCTGGCTGCCGCGGGCGAGCTCGCGAAGGTCACCGGAGTACTCATCGCTGACCAGTTGCGCGATATCGGTGAGCCGCGTCGCCGAGCTTTCGTCGTAGCGCACGTAGTGTGCACGCCCGAACGCCTTGATCATGGTCTGCCGATCGGACGCGAGAACGGCTTTCGGCGTGCGCAGTCCCGCCTTGAACAACTCACGCGCGGCGCGCATGGCGGTGGCGGCGTCGATCGGCTTGCTGGCCAGCATGCACAGCACCAGCAACTGGAACAGCGGCATCGGCTTGTCGTTGAGCCGGATCCCGGCCTCTGTGGCGTACGTGGTGCCGGCGGTCTTGAGCAGTCGTCGCACCACTTGTTCCGGCTTGTCCATACTTCGCCGCGTACCCGCGGCCGGCCCGGACAAACCGGACTATTTGCGGGGCAGGCCGCGCGCGTAGTCCACGCTTCGAGTGACCCAACCCTGCAGCTGACGTTTGGTTCTGATGCCCTCGGCGTCGACCCGCAACCAGCCGCGGGTCTCGCGCCCGGCCATCACCATCGGGCTGACATGGGCTCGGGCCAGCAGCTTTTCGGTGTCGTCGGGCGGCACCCGCACCAGCAGGCCGCCCTTGCCTCTGGCGGCCACGGACATGTTGCCGTGGATCAAAAACGCCAGCCCGCCGAACATGCGCTTCTCCTCGACGCCGCGCTCGCGGCCAAGCAGTTCGCGGATCCGGTTGGCCAGATCTTCGTCGTACGCCACGTCAGTCCAAGTCCACCCGAATGCTCAGCAGGTCGCTCCCCATCAGGCGCACGACGGCGCTGTTGAGCTTCGGGAGGTTGCCGAGCCGCTGCAGTGGGTCATCGTCGGGCAGCAGGTGGGCGGTGCCGCTGCGCCACTTGCCGCCGACGCGGACCCGAACGGCCGGATTGGCCTTGATGTTGCGGACGTAATCCGAATGGTCACCGTGTTCGGACACCATCCAGAACTGGTTGTCCACCAGGCGTCCGCCCACCGCGGTGCGCCGTGGCTGCCCGCTTTTGCGGCCGGTGGTCTCGATCATGGTGACCGGCAATTGCCGGCCGATCGGGTTGACCACCAGCCGCTGCACGCGATGCACGAGTTCCCGTTTCAGACTCACGGGTCCATTCAACGCCGCCGCGCCGGCGCGGCGAGCGCGGGGTCAGGCGGCGACGGTCGCGGGGTCGGCCACGGGCTGCAGCGCCTGCGCGACGATCTCGGCGACGTCGGTCATCGGCTTGACCGTCAGCGCCTCGAGCACCTCGGCCGGCACGTCATCCAGATCCGGCTCGTTGCGGGACGGGATGAAAACCGTTGACAGACCGGCACGTTGGGCGGCCAGCAGCTTCTGCTTGACGCCACCGATCGGCAACACCCGCCCGTTCAGCGTGACCTCGCCGGTCATGCCCACGTCGGAGCGGACCTGGCGGCCGGTGGCCATCGACACCAGCGCTGTGACCATCGTGACACCCGCCGACGGGCCGTCCTTGGGGATCGCGCCCGCGGGCACGTGCACGTGGATGCGCCGGTCCAGCGCCTTCGGGTCCACGCCGAGCTCCTCGGCGTGCGAGCGCACGTAGGACAGCGCGATCTGCGCCGATTCCTTCATCACGTCACCCAATTGGCCGGTCAGCTGCAGGCTCGGCTCACCGTCAGTCGCCCCGGCCTCGATGTAGAGCACGTCGCCGCCCAGGCCGGTGACGGCCAGGCCGGTCGCCACACCGGGCACCGCCGTGCGTTCTGCCGACTCGGGGGTGAACCGCGGCCGGCCCAGGTAACCGACCAGGTGGGGCTCGTCGATGGTGATCGGATCGTCGGCGATCTTGGTGGTGACCTTGCGCAGCGCCTTGGCCAGCAGCCGCTCGAATTGACGAACGCCCGGTTCGCGGGTGTAGTCCGCGGCGATCTTGCGCAGCGCCGCGTCGGTCACCGTGACCTCGTCGTCGTTCAGCGCCGCCCGCTCCCGCTGCCTCGGCAGCAGATAGTCGCGCGCGATGGCGACCTTGTCGTCCTCGGTGTAGCCGTCGATCTGCACCAGCTCCATGCGGTCCAGCAACGCCGAGGGGATGTTCTCGATCACGTTGGCGGTGGCCAGGAACACCACGTCGGACAAGTCGAAATCCAGGTCCAGGTAGTGGTCGCGGAACGTGTGATTCTGCGCCGGGTCCAGCACCTCGAGCAACGCCGCGCTCGGGTCACCGCGATAGTCGGAGCCGACCTTGTCGATTTCATCCAGCAGCACAACGGGATTCATCGAACCCGCCTCGCCGATCGCACGCACGATGCGGCCGGGCAGCGCGCCCACATAGGTGCGCCGGTGCCCACGGATCTCGGCCTCGTCGCGCACCCCGCCCAGGGCGACGCGCACGAACTTGCGGCCCAGCGCCCGCGCCACGCTCTCGCCCAGCGACGTCTTGCCGACGCCGGGCGGGCCGGCCAGCACCATCACCGCGCCCGAGCCGCGGCCGCCGACGACCTGCAGTCCGCGCTGCGCGCGCCGTGTCCGCACCGCCAAATACTCGACGATGCGGTCCTTCACGTCGTCCAGCCCGTGGTGGTCGGCGTCCAGGATCTCCCGGGCGGCGCCCAGGTCGGTCGAGTCCTCGGTGCGCACATTCCACGGCAGGTCGAGCACGGTGTCCAACCAGGTGCGGATCCAACCGCTTTCCGGGCTTTGGTCGCTGGCGCGTTCCAGCTTGCCGACCTCGCGCAGCGCGGCCTCGCGCACCTTCTCGGGCAGCTCGGCGGCCTCCACGCGGGCCCGGTAATCGTCGGATCCGTCGGGCTCGCCCTCGCCGAGCTCCTTACGGATGGCGGCGAGCTGTTGGCGCAGCAGGAACTCCTTCTGCGTCTTCTCCATGCCCTCGCGCACGTCCTCGGCGATCTTGTCGTTGACCTCGACCTCGGCCAAATGCGAACTGGTCCAGTCGATCAGCACGCGGAGGCGCTCGGCGACGTCGACGGTCTCCAGCAATTGGCGCTTCTGCACGTCGGTGAGGTAGGACGCATACCCGGACGTGTCCGCCAGCGCCGACGGGTCGGTCAGGCTGTTGACGTAGTCGACGATCTGCCAGGCCTCGCGCCGTTGCAGCATGGCCAGCAGCAGCTTCTTGTACTCCGACGCCAGGGCCTTGACCTCGTCGGTGGGCTCGACGCCGGCGACCTCGGTGACCTCGACCCAGAGCGCGGTGCCGGGGCCGCTCGCCCCCGCCCCGATGATCGCCCGACGCTCGCCGCGCACGACGGCCGCGGAGCCGCCGCCGGGCATGCGCCCGACCTGAAGAATCTTCGCGATCACGCCGTGGGTCGGATACCGGTCCTTCAGGCGCGGGGCGATCAGCAGCTGCCCCGATTCGCTGGCCTGCGCGGCGTCGATCGCCGCCCGCGCAGCGTCGTCCAGTGCGATCGGCACGACCATCCCCGGCAGCACCACGGTGTCGGTCGCGAACAGCACCGGCACTGATTTGGCTTCAGACATCAATCCTCCAAAGTTAAGCCTGTTGCGCTCAACCTCGTGGGCAGGTGGTTTGTTCCCGTGCGGTTTCGCCGTCCGCGTCACGCTGGCGCGACGCTCGGCGAGCTACGCCGAGCCGGCGGCGGCGCGCTGCCGGGCCCGGAAGGCCTGCACCTTCACCTTGTTGCCGCAGGTGCCCATCCCGCACCAATGGCGGTTTTTCGCCCGCGACGAGTCGAGATAGAGGCGCGTGCAATCGACGTGGGCACAGCCTTTGACGTTGTCGATGTCGCCTCCGGCCAGCAGGTCCAGTACGTCCGCGGCCAGGGTGGCGAGCAGCTGCTCTGGTGTGCCGTCGCGGCTGATCGACCCGTCGGCGTCCAACCGCGGCGTGAGCCGGGGCTGCGCCGCGCGTTCGCTGATCAGGTCGACATCTCCGACGTCGAGCCGACGCTGCTCGAGGCGGGCGGTGACCACCCGGTAGATGGCTTCACGCAGCTCGATTGCCGCCGCTAGGTCGTCCGCCGTGACCGCCATGCCCGCATCCACCAGCCCCGCCTGAACCGCCCACGCCGACAGCCGCTCGGGCTCCGTGAGCAGTTCCTCGCGCGCCGACGCGCGGTATTTCAGGGTGCCGGCGAAGTCGAGGCACCGGCGACCGCTCACGTAGACGAACTTCATGTAACCACCTTGACAGGTTTCATCAGGCGGAGCAATATGTAACTTGCTAAGCCGGTTACATCACTGAAGGGTTGCACTCTCGTCGCAATCGAGCGGGGGCACGAACAAGGCGGGCGCTTCGACCGTCCAAGGACGTGGACCATCGGGCTTAGCGATTACGAAAGTGGAAGGAAATTCCGAAATGATTGCGAAATTGCTTTTCGGCGGAGCTATCGTCGCCGGCGCGATTCTGGGAGCCGCACCGGCCAGCGCCGACAACCCGAGCCAGCCCGGCACCGACCCCGACCCGTTCTCCGCGCTGACGGCTCCCGCCCCGAGGACCGCCCCGGTCGACCCGGCCCTGACCCAAGAGCTCAACCAGGGCATCTTGGCGGGCCTTGCCGGCCAATAGGCTCCGCGGCCGCGTCAGTCCGGTAGCCGAGCCGGGCCCAAGCGCCGCAGTTGCGTCACGTGTTTGGGGGACAACTCTTCGAGGCACGTCACGCCCAGCAGTCGCATCGTCCGGGTCACCCCGTCCTGCAGGATTTGGATCGCACGCCGCACACCCGCCTCCCCACCGGCCATCAGCCCGTAGAGGTAGGCCCGCCCGACCAGCGTGCAGCGGGCGCCCAGCGCCACCGCCGCCACGATGTCGGCGCCGGCCATGATGCCGGTGTCCACCAGGATCTCGGTGTGCTTGCCGAGCTCACGCGAGACCACCGGCAGCAGATGAAACGGCACCGGGGCCCGGTCTAGTTGGCGGCCACCATGATTGGACAGCACCAGGCCGTCGACGCCGCGATCGACGACGGCGCGGGCGTCGTCGAGGGTCTGGATCCCCTTCACGACGAGCTTGCCCGGCCAGGCGGCCTTGATCCACTCCAGGTCGTCGAAGGTCAGGCTGGGGTCGAACATGGTGCTCAGGTACTCGCCGACGGTGCCCGACCAGCGGTCCAATGAGGCGAACGCCAGCGGCTCGGTGGTCAACAGATCGAACCACCATTTCGGGTGGGGCACGGCGTCCAGGACGGTGCGCAGCGTCAGCGTCGGCGGGATCGTCATTCCGTTGCGGTTATCGCGCAATCGTGCGCCCGAGACCGGCACGTCGACGGTGGCCAACAGCGTGTCGAATCCGGCGTCGGCCGCACGCTTGACCAACGCCATCGACCGGTCGCGATCACGCCACATGTACAGCTGAAACCACTTGCGGCCCTGCGGAGCAGCGGCGGCCACGTCCTCGATCGCCGCGGTGCCCAGGGTCGACAACGAGAACGGGATCCCGACGTCGGCCGCCGCCCGTGCGCCCGCGATCTCGCCCTCCGTGTGCATCAACCGGGTGAATCCGGTTGGCGCGATCGCGAACGGCCACGCGACCGGTTTGCCCAACACGTCCCATCCGGTGGCCACGTCGGAGACGTCGCGCAGGATCGTCGGGTGAAACTCGATGTCGCGGAAGGCTTGTCGGGCGCGTTGCATCGAGAGCTCGTCCTCGGCGGCGCCGTCGGTGTAGTCGAAGGCCGCCTTGGGGGTGCGCCGCCTGGCGATGCGACGCAGATCCTCGATGGTCAGCGCGGCATCGAGGCGGCGCTTGGTGCGGTTGAGCTCGGGTCGTTTGAACTGGATCAGCGGCGCCAGGTCGTGAACCTTGGGCACTCGTCGTTTGACCGGCATGTGTGTCACGGTAGCCGTATGGATTCCGAACCCGACCCTTACGAGCTGCAGCGTTTCGTCGACGCCCAGGCGCCGGTCTACCGCGGCGTCGTCGAGGAGCTGCGCGCGGGACGAAAACGCAGCCACTGGATGTGGTTCGTCTTTCCACAACTGCTCGGCCTGGGCGGCAGCCCGATGGCCGTCCGCTACGGCATCTCGTCGCTGGAGGAGGCCCGCGCCTATCTAGGGCATGAGCTGCTCGGGCCGCGACTGCGCGAGTGCACCCGGCTGGTCAACCAGGTGCAAGGCCGCTCCGTCCAGGAAATCTTCGGCTCGCCCGACGACCTCAAGCTGTGCTCGTCGATGACGCTGTTCGCCCGCGCCACCGACGACAATCAGGACTTCCTCGCGCTGCTGGACAAGTACTACGACGGCAACCAAGACCAGCTGACGCTGGCGCGGCTGATCAGCTGACGGGCCTGAGTATCCGCCAACCGTGCGGCTCCACGACCACCGCCTCGATGACCTCCTGAGGCGGTGCCGCCGATCCGGCGAGCACCTCCGCCCGGTGAACGCCCAGCTCCTCGAGCCTCAGCGGCAGCGGCGCCTCGTCGATGTTCAGCGCGACCACCAGGGCGTCGTCGCCGTGGCTGGTGCGGTAGACGTAATGGCGGTTGTCCAGCCGCAACTTTGACGTCGACGCGGCGTGCAGCCACGGGTGGCGGCGACGAAGGCCAACGAGATACTGGTGCAGGCCCCAAACCTGGACACCGGACGCATCTAATTGCATTGGGGGAGAGTCAAATTCGGGCCGCACCGCGTCGTCCCCGCCGTAGCGCTCTTCCTTGACGCCGAGGAAACCGAACTCGTCACCCGCGTAGACGCTCGGCACCCCGCCGACCGTCAACTGGATCACCAGCGCGTGGGCCAGATGCTCGGGACGCTCCAACTGGCTGGCGATGCGGGTGACGTCGTGATTGCCGATGAAGGTCAGCGGCGCGAAACTGGCCAGAAACTCGTTGTGCCGCTGCAGTCCCCAGTCCAACTCGTAAAAGTTGCCGTCGTTGAGGCTGCTCCAGGTCGCTTTCCACAGCTCGTACTGGGTCGCCGAGTCGAAGCCGGCGGCCTCGACGACCGCCGCGTAGTCGCCGTGGATGAGCTCCCCGACGAACCACGCCTCCGGGCGCCGCTCCCGAACCCTCGGCAGCACTTGCGCCCAGAAGTGTTGCGGCACAGCGTAGGCCGCGTCCAGACGCCAGCCGTCGGCGCCGCGTTCCAACCAGTGCGACATGACGTCGACCGTGTAGTCGACGACGTCGGGGTTGTCGTGATCGAGCGCACGCAGCTCGGAGTGGCCCTCGAACGTACCGCCGCTGAACCAGCCGGCCGCGGCCGAGAAGTCCTTGCCCACGTGGTTGAAGACGCCGTCCAGCAGGATGCGCAGGCCCCTGCCGCGCGCCTCGGCGACCAGGTGGTCGAAGTCGGTGTCGTCACCAAGTCGCGGATCGATGCGGTAGTGGTCGGTGGTGTCGTAGCCGTGGGTGCGCGACGCGAAGATCGGTCCCAGCGCGATGCCCGACGCGCCCAGTGCGATGGCGTGGTCGAACCAATCGGCCAGCCGCCGAAGCCGGTGTTCGTCCGGCCCCGGCGGCTGGTCGCTAGGGAACGCGCCGACGAAACCCAGCGGGTAGACCTGCCACCAGATCGCGTGCGAAACCCACGACGCGGCCAAGGGTCAGCCGACCGCAGCCAGGGTCTCGGCGGCGGTGATGGCTTGCGCCACACCGGAAACGATCGCCGCGACCTTCAGCGCCTCCAGCACGGCCTCCCGATCCACGCCCGCCTCGCGCAGCGTGTGCTCGTGCGCGACCACGCAGTGCGAGCACCCGTTGATGGCCGACACCGCAAACGACCACAGTTCGAAATTGGCCTTGTCCACGCCCGGATTGGCGATGACGTTCATCCGCAGTCCGGCCCGCAGGTCGTCATAGGCGCCTTCGAGAAAGCCGCGGCCACGGTAGAACACGTTGTTCATGCCCATCACGGACGCCGCGGCCAGCGCGGCGTGGTACGCCTCGGCCGAGAGAATGTCGGCCGCCTCGGCGCCGATTTCGGCCAGCACCCGGGTGTTTCGCGTCGCCGCGGCGCTCGCCAGCAGGCTGCCCCAGAGCTGCTCCTCGTTCAGCGTCGTGCTGCGCGCGATCGAGCCCAGATTGAGCTTCAGGTCCTTGGCGTACTCGGGCAGCGCTTCCTTGAGATTCTCGATGCTCATCGTTGCCTCCTGATCACGCCGACTTCTTGAGCAGCTCGCCGGCGTTCAGCGTCGGGTCGCCCTTGCGCCAGTTGCAGGCACACAGCTCGTCGGATTGCAGTGCGTCCAGCACCCGCAGCACCTCGTCGACGTTACGCCCCACGGATCCGGCGGTCGCCGAGACGAATTGGATCTCGTTGTTGGGGTCGACGATGAAGGTCACGCGGTCGGCGACGCCGTCGGCGTTGAGCACGCCGGTGGCTGTGACCAGTTCGCGCTTGATGTCCGAGAGCATCGGGAAGGGCAGCTTCTTGAGGTCCTCGTGCTGTGCGCGCCACTGGAAGTGCACGAACTCGCTGTCGATCGACACGCCGAGGATCTGCGCGTCGCGGTCTTCGAACTCGTCGTTCAGCTTGCCGAACGCGGCGATCTCGGTCGGGCACACGAAGGTGAAGTCCTTCGGCCAGAAGAACACCACGCGCCACTTGCCCGGGTGGTCGTCGCTGGACACGGTGGTGAAGTAGTCCTCGGGTTGCTGCGCGTCGACCTTCGACAGGTCGCCGCCGATCAGCGCGGTGAGCCGGTAGGCGGGGAATTGCTCGCCGATGGTGAGCAAAGACATTTGCACTCCTTTTCTGGATCAAATCAAGATTAGTCGTCTGTTCCCATGGTGTCCCCAAGCTACTGAGAAGTAAAGGTGATATTTACCACTACACTAATAGGCATGACCGATAAGACTTTTCAGCCCACCCTTGCCGGGCTACGCGCGTTCGTCGCGGTGGCGGAGAAGCGGCATTTCGGCAGTGCCGCAACAACTCTGGGGGTCAGCCAATCCACGCTGTCGCAGGCGTTGGCCGCGCTGGAGACCGGCCTCGGCAGCCACCTCGTCGAGCGGTCCACCCGCCGGGTGGACGTGACGCCCGAGGGCGTGCAGCTGCTCCCGCTCGCCCAAGCTGTCATCGACGCGGCGGAGGCCTTCACCGCGGTGGCCGCGGGCACCTCGGATCCGCTGCAGGGCAGCATGCGGTTGGGTCTGATCCCCACCGTGGCGCCCTACGTCCTGCCGGCGGTGCTCGCCGGGCTCGCGCAGCGATTACCCGCGCTGACCCTGCGCGTGGTCGAGGATCAAACCGAGCGCCTGCTGGCGTCCCTGCGCGACGGGGCACTGGATGCCGCGCTGATCTCGCTGCCGGCCGGTACCGCCCACCTCACCACCATCCCGATCTACGACGAGGATTTCCTGCTCGCGCTGCCACCCGGACACCCGCTGTCGGGCAAGCACCGGGTGCCGGTCTCGGCGTTGGCGGACTTACCGCTGCTGTTGCTCGACGAGGGTCACTGCCTGCGCGATCAGGCCCTGGACGTCTGCCAGAAGGCCGGGGTGCAGGCCGACCTTGCCGACACCCGAGCGGCCTCGCTGGCGACGGCCGTGCAATGCGTGGCGGGCGGATTGGGGGCCACGCTGATCCCGCAGAGCGCGGCGCCCATCGAGGCGGCACGCAGCCGACTTGGGCTGGCCAAGTTTGCCGCACCCCGCCCCGGTCGGCGGGTCGGTCTGGTGTTCCGCCCGTCGAGTGCCCGCGACGAACCGTATCGGCGCCTCGCCGGCATCATCGGTGAGCTGATCGCCGCCGAACAATCCGTTCGCCTGACACGTTAAGTTCTGCCTATGGAGAAGGTAATCGCGGTGCTCAGGCGCGCGGAACCAGATGACGATTGGTGCACCCGCCAGCGCGGCCCGGTGGCCGACGCGCTGTTGGATCTCGGCATCGCCGGGCTGTCGGTCAACGTCCGCGACAGTGCGGTCACCCACTCACTGATGACGCTGACGACGCTCGATCCACCGGTGGCCGCGGTGGCGAGCCTCTGGACCCAGCAGTGCTACGGCGAACAGACGACGACCGCGCTCAAGCTGCTCGGCGCCGAGTGCGAACAACTCGCCGCCTATTTGGTTACCGAATCCGTCCCCTTGCCCGCCCCACTCGAACTCGGCTCTCGCACAACGGGTTTGGCGAACATCGCGCTGCTGCGCCGCCCCGACGACCTCGACCAGGCCACCTGGCTGAACCGCTGGCAGCTCAACCACACCCCGGTGGCCATCGAAACGCAGTCGACCTTCGGCTACACCCAGAACTGGGTGGTGCGAACGCTGACCCCGGACGCACCGGGAATCGCGGGCATCGTCGAGGAGTTGTTCCCCGCGGAGGCGATCACCGATTTGCAAGCGTTCTTCGGGGCCGCCGACGACAAAGAGCTACAGGATCGGTTAGGCCAAATGATCGCCAGCACTAGCGCATTCGGCGCCAACGAGAACATCGACACGGTGCCGACCAGTCGCTACGTGCTTAAGGCACCGTTTGAAATGTGAGGGACGCCCATGACGACACTCGATGACGCCGTATCGCTGGCGGCAGGGGAGAGCGGCCTCGCGGTCATCTCCACCGTGCGGGCCGACCACACCGTGCAGGCTTCGCTGGTCAACGTGGGCAAGTTGGCGCACCCGTCCGGCGGCCAGCCGGTCCTGGGCTTCACCACCTACGGCAAGGTCAAACTGGCCAACCTGCGGGCGCGGCCGCAGTTGGCCATCACCTTCCGCAACGGATGGCAATGGGCGACCGTCGAGGGCCGCGCCGAATTGGCCGGCCCGGACGACGCGGCGCCGTGGCTCGCCGACGCCGACCAGTTGCGACTGCTGCTGCGTGAGGTGTTCACGGCCGCGGGCGGCACCCACGACGACTGGCCGGAGTACGACCGCGTGATGGCCAAGGAACGTCGCGCCGTCGTGTTGATCGAGCCCACGCGGGTTTACAGCAACGGCTGACGCATTGACTCTTGCGGCCCGCCCTCACCGCAGAGTCAATGCGATCGGTAGGTTGACAGCCGTGCTGCAGATCGACGACGACAAGCATGTCCGCACCCTCACGCTGAACCGGCCCGAGGCGCTCAACGCCTTCAACGAAGCCCTCTACGACGCGACCGCCGATGCGCTGTTGGCAGCGGCCGACGACAACGAGGTCGCCGTCGTCTTGCTGACCGGCGCCGGGCGCGCCTTCAGCGCCGGCACCGACCTCGCCGAGATGCAGGCAATGGTCACCGACCCCGACTTCAAGCCCGGAAAGCATGGCTTCCGTGGCCTCATCGATGCGCTCAGCGCGTTTCCCAAGCCGCTGATCTGCGCCGTGAACGGCGTCGGGGTGGGCATCGGCGCCACCATCCTCGGCTATGCCGACCTGGCGTTCATGTCATCGACGGCGCGGCTGAAATGCCCGTTCACCAGCCTGGGCGTGGCGCCCGAGGCCGCGTCGTCGTACCTGTTGCCCCAGTTGGTGGGTCGGCAAAACGCCGCCTGGCTGCTGATGTCCTCGGAATGGGTCGATGCCCAGGAGGCCCTCCGGATGGGGTTGGTCTGGCGGGTGTGCGAGCCGGAGGAATTGCTGCCAGAAGCCCGTCGGCACGCCGAAATCCTTGGCGCACGGCCTATTTCGAGCCTGATGGCGGTCAAGCACACCATGCTTGAACCGGTGCGTCCGGAGATCGCGGCCGCGACCGCACGAGAAAACGCGCACTTCGCCGAGCTGATGGGAACGCAGGCCAACGCCGCTGCATTGGCCGATTTCAACAAGGGGCGCGCGAGCTAGCGACCTAGTGCACGGGCGCGGGCTCGGGCTTACTGGCCGCGATGATCGCCCGCAGCGTGCGTCGGCACCGTCCGCAGTCGCCGCCCGCGCCGCAGATCGCGGCGACCTCTTTGGAGGTGGACGCGCCGCTGGCGACCGCGTCGGACACGGTCTGGTTGGTGGCCCCAACACAGAGGCAGACGTACATCAGACTCCCATCGCCAAACGCACATCCCGCATGTTAGTGGAGTCTAACCTAACTCGACAGAATCTGGTTAGCCGACCCTATCCTAAGTCCCCTTCCGTCCCACTGAGCACAGCCAAACCTTGCTGGAAGATTAGAAAAAGGCGTGGCAGAGTGCTGCTACAGCCCCGGCGCGCGCCCGTGCTCCAGCCCAGCCAGCCGCGCCCGCGG is from Mycobacterium conspicuum and encodes:
- a CDS encoding DUF72 domain-containing protein, encoding MTVRIGTSGWSYNHWADVLYPPGMPASRRLARYVEVFDTVELNASFYRWPKDSTFAGWREQLPDGFTMSVKAHRGLTHYRRLGTPEPWIERFERCWQLLGDRRGVLLVQLHPEQRRDDERLDSFLGSVPAFIRVAVELRHPSWNDPEVYAILARRRAAYVVMSGAGLACVPQATTDLVYVRMHGPDPDSMYAGSYPEQDLRHWAGLIDAWNNEGRDVWMYFNNDLGGHAVRNALRLRDLLG
- a CDS encoding nitroreductase family deazaflavin-dependent oxidoreductase — encoded protein: MSLKRELVHRVQRLVVNPIGRQLPVTMIETTGRKSGQPRRTAVGGRLVDNQFWMVSEHGDHSDYVRNIKANPAVRVRVGGKWRSGTAHLLPDDDPLQRLGNLPKLNSAVVRLMGSDLLSIRVDLD
- a CDS encoding alpha-hydroxy acid oxidase; the protein is MPVKRRVPKVHDLAPLIQFKRPELNRTKRRLDAALTIEDLRRIARRRTPKAAFDYTDGAAEDELSMQRARQAFRDIEFHPTILRDVSDVATGWDVLGKPVAWPFAIAPTGFTRLMHTEGEIAGARAAADVGIPFSLSTLGTAAIEDVAAAAPQGRKWFQLYMWRDRDRSMALVKRAADAGFDTLLATVDVPVSGARLRDNRNGMTIPPTLTLRTVLDAVPHPKWWFDLLTTEPLAFASLDRWSGTVGEYLSTMFDPSLTFDDLEWIKAAWPGKLVVKGIQTLDDARAVVDRGVDGLVLSNHGGRQLDRAPVPFHLLPVVSRELGKHTEILVDTGIMAGADIVAAVALGARCTLVGRAYLYGLMAGGEAGVRRAIQILQDGVTRTMRLLGVTCLEELSPKHVTQLRRLGPARLPD
- a CDS encoding CGNR zinc finger domain-containing protein, yielding MKFVYVSGRRCLDFAGTLKYRASAREELLTEPERLSAWAVQAGLVDAGMAVTADDLAAAIELREAIYRVVTARLEQRRLDVGDVDLISERAAQPRLTPRLDADGSISRDGTPEQLLATLAADVLDLLAGGDIDNVKGCAHVDCTRLYLDSSRAKNRHWCGMGTCGNKVKVQAFRARQRAAAGSA
- a CDS encoding HhH-GDP family DNA glycosylase, producing MDKPEQVVRRLLKTAGTTYATEAGIRLNDKPMPLFQLLVLCMLASKPIDAATAMRAARELFKAGLRTPKAVLASDRQTMIKAFGRAHYVRYDESSATRLTDIAQLVSDEYSGDLRELARGSQHDVKNAARKLKQFKGIGDTGADIFLREVQDVWTWVRPHFDDRAKAAAKQLGLPADAAKLGDLAPRGNARLAAALVRASLDDEVRQRVTN
- a CDS encoding DUF1810 domain-containing protein — encoded protein: MDSEPDPYELQRFVDAQAPVYRGVVEELRAGRKRSHWMWFVFPQLLGLGGSPMAVRYGISSLEEARAYLGHELLGPRLRECTRLVNQVQGRSVQEIFGSPDDLKLCSSMTLFARATDDNQDFLALLDKYYDGNQDQLTLARLIS
- a CDS encoding TfoX/Sxy family protein, whose amino-acid sequence is MAYDEDLANRIRELLGRERGVEEKRMFGGLAFLIHGNMSVAARGKGGLLVRVPPDDTEKLLARAHVSPMVMAGRETRGWLRVDAEGIRTKRQLQGWVTRSVDYARGLPRK
- the lon gene encoding endopeptidase La produces the protein MSEAKSVPVLFATDTVVLPGMVVPIALDDAARAAIDAAQASESGQLLIAPRLKDRYPTHGVIAKILQVGRMPGGGSAAVVRGERRAIIGAGASGPGTALWVEVTEVAGVEPTDEVKALASEYKKLLLAMLQRREAWQIVDYVNSLTDPSALADTSGYASYLTDVQKRQLLETVDVAERLRVLIDWTSSHLAEVEVNDKIAEDVREGMEKTQKEFLLRQQLAAIRKELGEGEPDGSDDYRARVEAAELPEKVREAALREVGKLERASDQSPESGWIRTWLDTVLDLPWNVRTEDSTDLGAAREILDADHHGLDDVKDRIVEYLAVRTRRAQRGLQVVGGRGSGAVMVLAGPPGVGKTSLGESVARALGRKFVRVALGGVRDEAEIRGHRRTYVGALPGRIVRAIGEAGSMNPVVLLDEIDKVGSDYRGDPSAALLEVLDPAQNHTFRDHYLDLDFDLSDVVFLATANVIENIPSALLDRMELVQIDGYTEDDKVAIARDYLLPRQRERAALNDDEVTVTDAALRKIAADYTREPGVRQFERLLAKALRKVTTKIADDPITIDEPHLVGYLGRPRFTPESAERTAVPGVATGLAVTGLGGDVLYIEAGATDGEPSLQLTGQLGDVMKESAQIALSYVRSHAEELGVDPKALDRRIHVHVPAGAIPKDGPSAGVTMVTALVSMATGRQVRSDVGMTGEVTLNGRVLPIGGVKQKLLAAQRAGLSTVFIPSRNEPDLDDVPAEVLEALTVKPMTDVAEIVAQALQPVADPATVAA